A single window of Anaerobaca lacustris DNA harbors:
- a CDS encoding NUDIX hydrolase, translating to MDAWNDRGGVLRYCLKCGAAALRMIGGTQLYCDSCGFEFYLNPAAAVAALIPDSQGRLLIVERAQEPRKGTWDLPGGFADPGESAEDTLRREVREEIGLEITHLRYLCSFPNSYEYMGVRYATMDLGFVCNVEDATAACAAEEEVARVLLVSPTEIDPARFGFPSVARIVERYRAAGTGRLGSVDSEPL from the coding sequence GTGGATGCGTGGAACGATCGGGGCGGGGTGTTGCGGTACTGTCTCAAGTGCGGAGCGGCGGCCTTGCGCATGATCGGGGGCACGCAGCTCTACTGCGACAGTTGCGGCTTTGAATTCTATCTGAACCCGGCTGCGGCGGTCGCGGCGCTGATTCCCGACTCGCAAGGCCGTCTCCTGATCGTCGAGCGGGCCCAAGAGCCCAGAAAGGGCACGTGGGACCTGCCGGGGGGGTTTGCCGACCCTGGGGAGTCGGCTGAGGATACGCTGCGGCGGGAGGTTCGGGAGGAAATAGGGCTGGAAATCACCCATTTGCGGTATTTGTGCTCGTTTCCGAACAGCTACGAGTATATGGGCGTGCGATACGCAACGATGGACCTGGGGTTTGTCTGCAACGTGGAGGACGCGACCGCCGCCTGCGCTGCGGAGGAGGAAGTGGCTCGAGTGCTTCTTGTCAGCCCGACAGAGATCGATCCGGCGCGGTTTGGTTTCCCGTCGGTGGCCAGGATTGTCGAGCGGTACCGAGCGGCGGGGACCGGGCGGCTCGGCAGCGTTGACAGCGAGCCTCTATAG